Proteins found in one Promicromonospora sukumoe genomic segment:
- a CDS encoding glycerophosphodiester phosphodiesterase family protein, translating to MNSRIRTRAGAVVTTAALVLSGAVASVAGTLAGAPSVDAGPVDAASSSALHAGHGGPGHGGRTPAERAYRDLLDHGPDAKILTAAHRAQWRSAPENSEPAILAAFEDGAEIVELDVQLTADGVPVLMHDTTVDRTTNGTGRVDSLTLEQVEGLRLREGLGGAQAALTDEGVPTLAEAMRLAKDRGLVNLDKGWPFREEIWAVLTETGTVRNGLFKSDAPVEQVQEFRATHRGAVYMHMVTDANLADVDKFGDDQPVAYEVNFDSTADAVARRPFLDRVASGSRVWSNTMWNGLSERMTDEASLIDPLRGWQALVEGYNTTIFQTDDVEKLESWLRTGEGDPLPRGAVRVEAEDFLPGEGVGYHDLEPANRSNLQMRPGEGVDIQDLDGAVSLGWMRGGEWLTYSVEVPKTGTYEVAVRASSPYSPAGTYTVSFDDGAPSGRVAVRNTTSHAKQVLQPSGVTQRLTKGTHTLRISLPEDAYQNWNLDRIELIPAGR from the coding sequence ATGAACTCACGCATCCGTACCCGCGCCGGGGCCGTCGTCACCACGGCCGCCCTGGTGCTGTCCGGCGCCGTCGCCTCCGTGGCCGGCACCCTGGCCGGTGCCCCGTCCGTCGACGCCGGCCCGGTCGACGCGGCGTCGTCGTCCGCCCTGCACGCCGGCCACGGCGGCCCCGGGCACGGGGGCCGCACCCCCGCCGAACGCGCCTACCGCGACCTGCTGGACCACGGCCCGGACGCGAAGATCCTGACCGCGGCGCACCGTGCGCAGTGGCGCTCGGCGCCCGAGAACAGCGAGCCGGCCATCCTGGCGGCGTTCGAGGACGGCGCGGAGATCGTCGAGCTGGACGTCCAGCTCACCGCCGACGGCGTGCCCGTGCTGATGCACGACACGACCGTGGACCGCACCACGAACGGCACCGGCCGCGTCGACAGCCTGACGCTGGAGCAGGTCGAGGGCCTGCGGCTGCGCGAGGGGCTGGGCGGCGCGCAGGCCGCACTCACCGACGAGGGCGTGCCGACCCTGGCCGAGGCGATGCGGCTGGCGAAGGACCGCGGCCTGGTCAACCTCGACAAGGGCTGGCCGTTCCGCGAGGAGATCTGGGCCGTGCTCACCGAGACCGGCACGGTCCGCAACGGCCTGTTCAAGTCGGACGCGCCCGTCGAGCAGGTGCAGGAGTTCCGCGCCACGCACCGCGGCGCCGTCTACATGCACATGGTCACCGACGCGAACCTGGCCGACGTCGATAAGTTCGGCGACGACCAGCCCGTGGCCTACGAGGTCAACTTCGACAGCACGGCCGACGCCGTCGCGCGCCGTCCGTTCCTGGACCGGGTGGCGAGCGGGAGCCGCGTCTGGAGCAACACGATGTGGAACGGCCTGTCCGAGCGGATGACGGACGAGGCGTCGCTCATCGACCCGCTGCGCGGCTGGCAGGCGCTGGTCGAGGGCTACAACACCACGATCTTCCAGACCGACGACGTCGAGAAGCTGGAGAGCTGGCTCCGCACCGGCGAGGGCGACCCGCTGCCGCGCGGCGCCGTCCGGGTCGAGGCCGAGGACTTCCTGCCCGGCGAGGGGGTCGGGTACCACGACCTCGAGCCTGCCAACCGCAGCAACCTGCAGATGCGCCCGGGGGAGGGCGTGGACATCCAGGACCTGGACGGCGCCGTCAGCCTCGGCTGGATGCGCGGCGGCGAGTGGCTCACGTACTCCGTCGAGGTGCCGAAGACCGGTACCTATGAGGTCGCCGTGCGCGCGTCGTCGCCGTACTCGCCCGCCGGGACGTACACCGTCTCCTTCGACGACGGCGCGCCGAGCGGCCGGGTCGCGGTCCGGAACACGACCAGCCACGCCAAGCAGGTGCTCCAGCCCAGCGGCGTCACGCAGCGGCTGACCAAGGGCACGCACACCCTCCGGATCAGCCTGCCCGAGGACGCGTACCAGAACTGGAACCTGGACCGCATCGAGCTCATCCCGGCCGGCCGCTGA
- a CDS encoding DUF808 domain-containing protein has protein sequence MGLLDDIAALAKLAAASIDDVGAATGRATAKAAGVVVDDTAVTPQYLRSIAAQRELPIVKKIAIGSIRNKLVFILPAALLLSQFLPWLLPIVLMIGGTYLAYEGAEKIWHKISGHSEETVLATEVSPEAEKKLVAGAVRTDLILSAEIMVIALDEVADESFWSRLTILVVVAFVITIIVYGIVAAIVKMDDVGLRLAERDSGFSKSLGRGLVKAMPRVLAVISVVGTVAMLWVGGHILLVNLGADGTGWIPGPYEWVHHLEVVIHDGAGALGGTLGWLFNTFCSAVVGLVVGAVVVAVLHLLPSRKKATEESAAH, from the coding sequence ATGGGACTGCTGGACGACATCGCCGCGCTGGCAAAGCTCGCGGCGGCGTCCATCGACGACGTCGGCGCAGCCACGGGCCGTGCGACCGCCAAGGCGGCAGGTGTCGTCGTGGACGACACCGCCGTGACACCGCAGTACCTGCGCAGCATCGCGGCGCAGCGCGAGCTGCCGATCGTGAAGAAGATCGCGATCGGGTCGATCCGCAACAAGCTGGTCTTCATCCTCCCGGCCGCGCTGCTGCTCAGCCAGTTCCTGCCGTGGCTGCTGCCGATCGTGCTGATGATCGGCGGCACGTACCTCGCCTACGAGGGCGCCGAGAAGATCTGGCACAAGATCTCCGGCCACTCCGAGGAGACGGTGCTCGCCACGGAGGTGAGCCCCGAGGCGGAGAAGAAGCTGGTCGCGGGCGCGGTCCGCACCGACCTGATCCTGTCGGCCGAGATCATGGTGATCGCGCTCGACGAGGTCGCCGACGAGTCGTTCTGGTCCCGGCTGACGATCCTCGTCGTGGTGGCCTTCGTCATCACGATCATCGTCTACGGCATCGTCGCGGCCATCGTGAAGATGGACGACGTCGGGCTGCGGCTCGCCGAACGCGACTCCGGCTTCTCCAAGTCGCTGGGCCGCGGGCTCGTCAAGGCGATGCCGCGCGTGCTCGCCGTCATCTCCGTGGTCGGCACCGTCGCGATGCTCTGGGTGGGCGGGCACATCCTGCTCGTCAACCTCGGCGCCGACGGCACCGGCTGGATCCCTGGGCCCTACGAGTGGGTGCACCACCTGGAGGTCGTCATCCACGACGGCGCCGGCGCGCTCGGCGGCACCCTCGGGTGGCTGTTCAACACGTTCTGCTCCGCGGTCGTCGGCCTGGTGGTCGGCGCGGTCGTGGTGGCCGTGCTGCACCTGCTGCCGTCCCGGAAGAAGGCGACGGAGGAGTCGGCGGCGCACTGA
- a CDS encoding GNAT family N-acetyltransferase, which produces MLDNAAWSSLSGEHAHLAEGGDLVRRYPGDVSPFAAVRTWDDPRVWAAIIDLVGYDADFPAPPESVALPAGWVRGDLFAGVQLVETARLVGRPDEEAVVLGEADVPEMLDLVARAKPGPFLPRTHEMGRYVGIRRDGVLAAMAGERLRPAGWTEISAVATDERFRGQGLASRLVLDVVHHVRERGARAMMHAAANNTNAIRLYESLGFVVRRRNEFGMVHTPARP; this is translated from the coding sequence GTGCTGGACAACGCCGCGTGGTCGTCGCTCAGCGGTGAGCACGCGCATCTCGCCGAGGGCGGCGACCTGGTACGCCGGTACCCCGGGGACGTCTCACCGTTCGCCGCCGTCCGCACCTGGGACGACCCGCGCGTCTGGGCCGCGATCATCGACCTCGTCGGGTACGACGCCGACTTCCCCGCCCCGCCCGAGTCCGTCGCGCTCCCGGCGGGCTGGGTGCGCGGCGACCTGTTCGCCGGCGTGCAGCTCGTCGAGACCGCGCGCCTGGTGGGCCGCCCCGACGAGGAGGCCGTGGTGCTGGGCGAGGCGGACGTCCCGGAGATGCTGGACCTCGTCGCCCGCGCGAAGCCCGGCCCGTTCCTGCCCCGCACCCACGAGATGGGCCGGTATGTCGGCATCCGGCGCGACGGCGTGCTCGCGGCCATGGCCGGCGAGCGCCTGCGGCCCGCCGGCTGGACCGAGATCAGCGCCGTCGCCACCGACGAGCGGTTCCGCGGCCAGGGACTGGCCTCGCGCCTGGTGCTCGACGTCGTGCACCACGTCCGCGAGCGCGGCGCCCGGGCCATGATGCATGCCGCGGCGAACAACACGAACGCGATCCGGCTCTACGAGAGCCTCGGGTTCGTGGTGCGACGCCGCAACGAGTTCGGCATGGTGCACACGCCCGCGCGTCCGTGA
- a CDS encoding LacI family DNA-binding transcriptional regulator, with product MSTQPTRRPRPSTIQDVAREAGVSRAAVSKVIRNAYGVSPHMRTQVEAAIERLEYRPRVAARAMRGASFTLGFEIPQVGNDFLTMIVDGATEALAETPYQMIIAPLGRDQKGDVAINSLADRQVDGIVAISPRVDPAWLERVAERTPLVMIGRHDRSDRYDTITGDDRSGAEQVMSHLLDLGHTRITHLTIHPSRPEPPWAGQAGAEPHVVRTAVYRERMAAAGLEPQVVHTMFDGSEAHAATLGLLASPDRPTAIFAGNDTLAIGVLSAVAEAGLDAGDVSVVGYDDVPIARHPLVSLSSVDQSGITLGREAVRLLLERLEGRTESVLYEAEAVLRVRRSSGAAPGREG from the coding sequence ATGAGCACCCAACCGACCCGCCGCCCGCGGCCCTCTACCATCCAGGACGTCGCCCGCGAGGCCGGCGTCTCCCGGGCCGCGGTGTCCAAGGTGATCCGCAACGCCTACGGCGTCAGCCCGCACATGCGCACGCAGGTCGAGGCCGCGATCGAGCGCCTGGAGTACCGGCCGCGCGTCGCGGCGCGGGCGATGCGCGGGGCGAGCTTCACGCTCGGCTTCGAGATCCCGCAGGTGGGCAACGACTTCCTGACGATGATCGTCGACGGCGCCACGGAGGCGCTCGCGGAGACCCCGTACCAGATGATCATCGCGCCGCTCGGCCGGGACCAGAAGGGCGACGTGGCGATCAACAGCCTCGCCGACCGCCAGGTCGACGGCATCGTCGCGATCTCGCCGCGCGTCGACCCCGCCTGGCTCGAACGGGTCGCCGAGCGCACGCCGCTGGTGATGATCGGGCGGCACGACCGCTCCGACCGCTACGACACGATCACCGGCGACGACCGCTCCGGCGCCGAGCAGGTCATGTCGCACCTGCTCGACCTGGGCCACACCCGGATCACGCACCTGACCATCCACCCGTCGCGACCCGAGCCGCCGTGGGCCGGCCAGGCCGGGGCCGAGCCCCACGTGGTGCGGACCGCCGTCTACCGCGAGCGCATGGCGGCGGCCGGGCTGGAGCCGCAGGTGGTGCACACGATGTTCGACGGCTCCGAGGCGCACGCCGCGACGCTCGGCCTGCTGGCCTCCCCCGACCGCCCGACGGCGATCTTCGCGGGCAACGACACCCTGGCGATCGGGGTGCTGAGCGCGGTCGCGGAGGCAGGCCTCGACGCAGGCGACGTGTCCGTCGTCGGGTACGACGACGTGCCGATCGCACGGCACCCGCTCGTGTCGTTGAGCAGCGTCGACCAGAGCGGCATCACGCTGGGCCGGGAGGCGGTGCGGCTGCTGCTGGAACGGCTGGAGGGCCGGACCGAGTCGGTGCTCTACGAGGCAGAGGCGGTGCTGCGGGTCCGGCGGTCGAGCGGGGCGGCGCCGGGGCGTGAGGGTTAG